From Scylla paramamosain isolate STU-SP2022 chromosome 18, ASM3559412v1, whole genome shotgun sequence, one genomic window encodes:
- the LOC135109310 gene encoding uncharacterized protein LOC135109310: MWLYRSPLVVVVVASVWMKTVWAKTDSYPQRKHFTVYGCQNAKTQLQNIRVGYLKNKIGGFFIGLSGTYSRTETSFVTSSSPVCMLPPDVLFRALPAPKTRDQVTLTFHPFEDPELASGKGNLTGIEVDNAKEQVRSSEKKTGNVTCDFSLSDVLELQMSGYGFISCQGDAAASKLWREWQEEVRMVEEKAARTKTVIITGVACGTGAVVVAFLACIMYRICSGGPAPYQSGRRPSNTSGMRTASTT, encoded by the exons ATGTGGCTGTACAGGAGTcccttagtggtggtggtggtggcgagtgtGTGGATGAAGACAGTATGGGCTAAAACTGACTCTTATCCACAACGGAAGCACTTCACTGTCTATG GATGTCAAAACGCCAAGACTCAACTCCAGAATATAAGGGTCGGTTACCTTAAAAACAAAATAGGAGGATTTTTCATTGGACTCAGCGGCACGTACTCCCGGACCGAGACCAGTTTTGTGACCAGTTCATCGCCGGTGTGCATGCTTCCCCCTGACGTGCTCTTCCGTGCCCTGCCTGCGCCTAAGACAAGAGATCAGGTCACTCTAACATTTCACCCGTTTGAAGATCCAGAACTAGCATCTGGAAAGGGCAATTTAACTGGCATTGAAGTGGATAATGCAAAAGAACAAGTACGAAGTAGCGAAAAGAAAACGGGCAATGTGACATGTGACTTCAGCCTCAGTGATGTGCTCGAACTTCAGATGTCTGGGTACGGCTTCATCTCATGCCAGG GTGATGCTGCTGCCAGTAAGCTGTGGAGGGAGTGGCAGGAGGAAGTCAGGATGGTTGAGGAAAAGGCTGCCCGCACAAAGACTGTCATAATTACCGGTGTAGCTTGCG GAACGGGCGCAGTGGTAGTTGCATTCTTGGCGTGTATCATGTACCGCATTTGCAGTGGAGGTCCTGCTCCCTACCAGTCTGGACGCAGACCCTCCAACACTTCTGGAATGCGAACTGCCTCCACTACCTAA